The sequence below is a genomic window from Monodelphis domestica isolate mMonDom1 chromosome 2, mMonDom1.pri, whole genome shotgun sequence.
GAGAAGATGGCAGTTGTTAATCAGATAAATTAATCCTTGTTAATATTTCATCTAATTAGTCATAACCTTGCCTTAAGTCAATATGTCAAAGATTTCTGATTTTGCCCTCTGGATGATAAGCCTTCTATATCTTAGTAAAAGAGTGCTCTGGAGACCCTTGGAAGGGAGTTCCCTAAGACTATTTCAGGAGATCTGTGAAGTTAAAGCAATTTTCATTATAATTCAAAGACATTAAAGTTTCTAATGGGGTCAAAATTGACATTTCTAACCCATAAAACCACTTTGAGGGAGAGGgaaatcttaatttttaaagggtctgtgagaccaaaaaaattttaaaactgctGCTGCCTTACCGGATGGTCTTGAAGAGTTGTGACTAAACAATTCATTGACCTTCAGCCAATCTGATACTGAACTTCTCCAAATTCAGTCAGGCTGGTCATTGGGAAGAAAATATACAACCTGTCTCCAAAGGCTTTTCAGATTGGTAGGACCTGCTAGAACTGAGGTCCTTTCAAGAGGCATAGCTTTCAAGAACATAGGGTCATTATCACAGCACAATGAACTATTAGGACATCACAGGAGAACTACAGAGGAGGGGCCCAGCCTTCACTTGGTTAAAATCATAGTTCTCTAAGAGGTTCCTTAAGGAATAATGCTAAGGGTAAGCATTTCagacaacatacacacacacacacacacacacacacacacacacacacacacacacacacacatgagaaTTTGGGTCTGATAGTTTGGGTTTGAGCCTTTCACTGCCCTGACCCACTTGCTTCACACCAGAAGGGCAGTCTCCTATTTTGTTTATGAATAGAGCTATGTGGTTACCAGCCAAAGCTATATTTGTAATCAAGATAACCAATGGCATTGAAAACTGGAGCCACAGGGCAAGACCTTTCAATTCAACTTCTATAAATAATGACCATGGTAGTAGAAGGATACAGGGATACCTTTTCTTCTGTTCTGCTTCTCACTAAATATAGCCACCAAGCACCTCATTAATGTTGCTAAGAAACAATTTAACTGCAATTGAGGCCTTTAGATTGTGAGATTGGCAGACTGAGGTCTCCCACCTTGAATAACAATCTGCCAAGTACCCTATTTCCTGCTCCAGCTAACTGGAAGTTAGAGTCCAAATTCCAGAGATGCAAGCCCATACTTGAGGCTATGAAAATCCCTGCAGGGCCCATATTATCAGAACTTTGAGCAAATGGTACTACTCGTCAAACAAAAACATTagggacttcctgtctccactggGAACAAAACTAGATGTAGGGGCATGTTCTCTGGCCTTGTTAACCAAGGACATCAGTTTCATTGATGCAAAGGAATAGAAATCTTAATAGATAAGGATTTCGCTACACCACAGAATGTTATGAAATGGACCATCAAGGAAGAAGCTGAAAGCGATCTCAAAGATAACAACTATTCAACCATATTAAGGCAAGTTTAATTATTACTTTAAACTTTCAGATTTGTAGAGACATCACAGGCTGTTATTGGTACTCAGCTAAGAGAATTCTAGTGTTTTTTACACTATTCTTTATCCTATACCATATTGTGGAGTCAGATTGGACTGTTCCTAATTATAGAGCATATTGGACACTTTCCTACTTCTGTATCTatgctattttttatatttgaaatgcTCTCTCCATCCCACTACTCCTATCCAACCTCTACCTTTGCTGATTAACATCCTCCCCATTTTACCATTTTCTCCATGAAACTTGCCCTTATTCAGCACATTTTGAAGTTCTTGCTCCTTCTTATTTGATAGCATCATGTATACCCCTCTTCTGTAATACTAGAGCTATAAAGATGACAAATGACTGTCtggtccttaaggagcttatgatATAGTGTGGGAATAtgccatctgtaaaacaaggcaTTTGGACAAGATAATCTCTAAGGCCCCTTATAATTCCAGATTTTAGGATCCTATGGAATGATAATAAGTATGAATGTAAGGGGGAGTAAAGGAGAGATACAGTAGTCAAAGTGACACAAGAAAATTTTAGGAGGGCCCAATCATTTTAAATTAGGAGATGGGGGAAATTTTCATTGTGGAAGAACATGAGCTTGATCTTAAAGGGAGAGAAGGATTTCAGTAAACCAATGAAGCATGGCCTGTATGAATTCACAGATTATCAGAAAGGATAAGACCAGATAACAATTAATCATCATTTGATTGAATTGTAGAGTGTTTGATTtgctacatctttttttttttaacccttaccttctgtcttagagtcaatactaggtattggttctaagtcagaagagcagtaaggactaggcaatggcggttaagtgacttgcccaggatcacacagctaggaatccaGAGTGGCCCctacattttaatttgtattaaagTATCacacatttagagctggaagagacttcagaggctgATTCTAGTCTCTTTATcatacatatgaggaaattaggTCCAGAAAAGTTGTAACTCATCTAAAATCATACAGATAATAAATAGCAGAATTGATATTTGGGAGTTCTGTCTCCAAATACAGCATCCTTTCCCCTTCACTGCTTCACTGCTCCTTcttgtttgtgtatgtatgtatatgggtatgtatgtgtatttttaaaaattcttcctagATGTAAACTACTTGGATGGAGGGAACATGCCTTTTTCACTTATTAATCACTTTCATCAGATCCATTAACAGTGCCTTGCATAGTTGGGGCAAGTAGGGAGCTTAATGGAGTGAGTGCTGGGTCTGAACTCAAGAGGAttaatcttcttgagttcaaatttcaactcagacactaactagctgtatgactctgagcaagtcacttaaccctatttccctcagtttcctcatttgtaaaatgagctgtagaagaaaatggcaaacaactccagtatctttgcaagaaaaccccatatggagtcatggagtcatgaagaattggaaataactgaaaatgaaacaaaaacaagtaTACAGTCAGTACTTAAATGTTGAATGATTGAATGTTTGTGATTTGATCAAGTGCCTCTTCAGGTCATGCTTGTTAAAAAAGACTACACtcagggggcagcagggtggctaagtggattgagagccaggcttaaagatgggaggttctaagttcaaatctggcctcagatatgtccccagctgtgtgaccctgggcaagtcacttaactcccatcgccttgcctttaccactcttctgctttagaaccaatacacagaattgattccaaggtggaaggtaagagttaaaaaaaaaagactgcattccttttcatttttttttttggtttagattatttccatttattattatGGGAAAATGTGAAGAGAGCAATTTCCTATTGAAATTTGAACTTGCAAATTGTTGATAAGTACCATTTGTGCAGAAATGCAGCATTGAACTCCAGACACAGAAAGGCTCAGATTATATATGTCTTTGGATGTGGTTGACAGCAATATTTATGTTTGTATCACTATTCCACAAAATAAAAAGGCTCTGAAGCCAGCAGCTATTGTCAGTATACTGATTATCACCCATAAAAAATCGTGTAAGAGAACTAAGGGAGTCTCTTCTTCATACATATCATTATGAACCCCAGaaactctgtctctctgtatatatgtatacacacacacacacacacacacacacacacatatattgctGTAGaattttcaaagttctttcaCATGAGAATGCTTCCTCACATTTACTCAGTGGAGGGTAGATATTATCTAtatttgcagaggaggaaactaggtTCTCCAAGACAAATAGGAAACAGTGAAGCCAATACTATAACACTggtaattaatattattataatgtaGAATATTATTCTGTATTATAGTATCATAATATCTATTATCATTCTTTTTACTATAGCACAATGTTATTAccctttaaggcttgcaaagttctttgcatatgttatctcattcagTCTTCACGATAGCCCTgtttttatcatccccattttgcagataaggaatctgagactcagaaagattatgtgacttgcccaaggtcaaggGTCTGAGGCATGATTCAAATTTAGGTTCTCCTGACTTGAGTCCAtagctttatccattgtgccacgtAACTGCTTGTTCTTGGAGTCAAAATACCCATGTCCCCTTCCATCTCACACACTAGCTATAAGACCCTGAACAGATCAATCACCTCCCCAAGACCCCACTTTCTTCATATTAAAATTAGTATGAATAATACAGGTGCTACCTGCCTCATGGGGTGATGAAGACAGTTCTTTGAAACATTGAAACACTATGTAGGTATGagttattatttgtattattattattattattattatacattgtTGCCCCTCTCCAAGCATTTGTCAGTCATTGAAGGAACTCTTCAAAGTATGAAAATGTTGCTGAACTCATCCCTTTCTGCATTCTCTCAATTTGCAGGCAAGATGAAAGACCGACTCCCAGAGTTGCTGGAATTATCCCAGCAATATGACCAACGGTTTCCTGATGAAGCTAATGAAAGGAATGGTtcccaggagaacattatatttgAGACAGATCACATCCTGGAATCATTGTACAAAGATATCCAAGACATCCAGACAGAGAATCACCTGTTAATTGTGGATGTCAAACGCTTGGGCAAGCAGAACCTCCGCTTCCTCACCTCCATGCGCCGCCTCAGTAGCATTAAGCGGGACACCAACTCCATTGCCAAGGATATCAAAACCAGGGGAGAAGCCATCCATAAGAAGCTCCAGATGATGAAAACTTTCTGTGAGGTAGCAGAGCTGAAGCATGGCGCTAATTCCGCCATGGCCCGAATCTCCAAGGCCCAGTACAATGTTCTCACTTGGACTTTCCAGCAGGCCATGCATGACTACAACCAAGTTGAGATGAACCAGAGAGAGAACTGCAAGATCCGGATCCAGCGCCAGTTGGAGATCATGGGCAAAGATGTCTCCA
It includes:
- the STX11 gene encoding syntaxin-11, which gives rise to MKDRLPELLELSQQYDQRFPDEANERNGSQENIIFETDHILESLYKDIQDIQTENHLLIVDVKRLGKQNLRFLTSMRRLSSIKRDTNSIAKDIKTRGEAIHKKLQMMKTFCEVAELKHGANSAMARISKAQYNVLTWTFQQAMHDYNQVEMNQRENCKIRIQRQLEIMGKDVSRAQIEEMCEEGKWDVFSENLLSDVKGARSALNEIESRHKELMKLESRIRDVYGLFLQMAVLVEEQGETLNVIELNVEKTQSYTGEAKAYVKKAVEYKKKNPCWTLCCCCCRCCN